AACCGCCGACCATGCTTCTGTCAAGACCTAAATCGCAGGCCTTGAACGCGGGCACAGCCTCAATTTCGGCTGTCACAAAATCATCTTCTGTGATACCGTATTTCTCATTTAACAGTTTCATCACAGCCGTTTTAAACTTGTCTTTTTCACAGTCGTCCGGCATGCTTCCGATAATCAGGTTCAGGCACTCCCCTTCAATGAGTTCACCGCCCTTTTTCTGCATTTGTTTTGACGCCAAATGCGGAAGTAGGTCGCTTACACAGAAAATTGGGTCACCAGCTTCTTCGCCGATTGTAAAATCAACCTTTGTGCCGTCTTTTTTATACACAACGCCGATCAGAGACATGGGCATTGCTGTCCACTGATATTTTTTAATTCCGCCGTAATAATGGGTTTTAAACAGCGCCATATCCGCGTCTTCATAAAGCGGGTTTGCTTTTAAGTCCAAACGCGGCGAGTCAATGTGGGCCACAACAAAATTAATGCCTGACGTAATATCCTCGCTTCCTATGTTTGCAAGGTATAGGCCCTTGCCGCGGTTATTGAAATAAACCTTGTCACCGGGTTTTAGGCTTTCTTTCGTGCTAATATCGCAAAAGCCGCTGCGCTCTGCAATTTTTATTGCCTCTTGTACGGCCAGGCGCTCGGTTTTTGAAGAATTTAAAAACTGGATATAGTCGCCGCAAAACTGAAAAACGTCTTGTTTTTCCGCTTCTTTTAAGGACTCCCAGCCGTTTTTATTGTCGCGTAAAAGTTCTGACATTGTTCTATTCATTGCCTTTCTGCCCACAAGATGAAATTGCGTAAATGGTTTATGTGGGCCATAAACCATTTACTATAATAATGCCCTTTAGAATCGTTATTTATCAAAAAATCCCTTCGATTTTGGCTTTGCCATTCCTGCAAATTCACGGAGCAGGTCCTTTTGTTTCTTTGAAAGGTGTTTCGGCACTTCAATGTTCACCCTGACATACTGGTCGCCGCGTCCTGAGCGTTTCAGATATGGAATTCCCTTGCCCTTAAACCGAAAAACCGTTCCCGGCTGTGTTCCCTCCGGTATGTCATACTTCACCTTACCGTCTAACGTGGGCACTTCCACAGTTGCACCCAAGGCCGCTTCTGCAAAGCTTATGGTCATGTCGTAGGACACGTCAAAACCGCTACGTTTAAAATCAGCGCTGGGGCGAACATTCACAGCAACATACAGGTCACCGCTAGGCGCGCCGCTTTCGCCCACATTGCCCTGGCCGCTTAACGAAATTGTCTGACCGTCATCAATTCCGGATGGAATTTTCACTTTAATTTTTCTTCCCTTTTTAATTTTGCCCTTGCCGGCGCATTTCGGGCATGGATCTTTCACTACCGTACCCTTGCCGCCGCAGGCCGAACAGGTCGTTACTGTCTGCATGTTTCCTAAAATAGTTCGCTGTGTGGACCGAACCTGGCCAGTGCCGCCGCACACGGTACAGGTTGCGGTTTCAGTACCGGGTTTTGCTCCCGTTCCGTCGCAGTCGGGACAATTTTCAATCCGGTAAATATTAATTTCTTTTTCACAGCCAAACGCCGCCTCTTCAAAGCTAATAGTTACCTGTGCAGACACATTGCTTCCGCGCTGCGGGCCGCGCCTGGATGTACCGCGGGAGGAAAAACCGCCGCCAAAAATATCGCCGAATATGTCGCCCATGTCAAAGCCGCCGAACCCGCCAAATCCTCCAAAGCCGCCGCCAGCGCCTCCTCCGGCGCCAAAGTTGGGGTCTACCCCTGCGTGGCCGAACTGGTCGTAGCGGGAACGCTTTTCTTTGTCCGACAAAATTTCATATGCTTCGCTGACCTCTTTAAATTTTTGCTCGGCCTGTTTATCCCCGGGGTTTAAATCCGGATGATATTGTTTTGCAAGTTTTCTATAGGCTTTTTTAATTTCATCATC
This region of Congzhengia minquanensis genomic DNA includes:
- a CDS encoding aminopeptidase, yielding MNRTMSELLRDNKNGWESLKEAEKQDVFQFCGDYIQFLNSSKTERLAVQEAIKIAERSGFCDISTKESLKPGDKVYFNNRGKGLYLANIGSEDITSGINFVVAHIDSPRLDLKANPLYEDADMALFKTHYYGGIKKYQWTAMPMSLIGVVYKKDGTKVDFTIGEEAGDPIFCVSDLLPHLASKQMQKKGGELIEGECLNLIIGSMPDDCEKDKFKTAVMKLLNEKYGITEDDFVTAEIEAVPAFKACDLGLDRSMVGGYGQDDRVCAYTALRAVCESENPKKTVACVLVDKEEIGSMGNTGMLSAAFEYGTAQLISKTKGDYSELLKLETFRNSKCMSADVNAAFDPNYPDVNEKNNAAYLGHGPTLTKFTGSRGKSGTSDANAEFMSVVRGVLDQNNVIWQTGELGRVDIGGGGTIAQFAANLDIEVVDCGTALLSMHAPFEIASKLDIYMTYRAYKAFITL
- the dnaJ gene encoding molecular chaperone DnaJ, whose translation is MADKRDFYEVLGVSKSATDDEIKKAYRKLAKQYHPDLNPGDKQAEQKFKEVSEAYEILSDKEKRSRYDQFGHAGVDPNFGAGGGAGGGFGGFGGFGGFDMGDIFGDIFGGGFSSRGTSRRGPQRGSNVSAQVTISFEEAAFGCEKEINIYRIENCPDCDGTGAKPGTETATCTVCGGTGQVRSTQRTILGNMQTVTTCSACGGKGTVVKDPCPKCAGKGKIKKGRKIKVKIPSGIDDGQTISLSGQGNVGESGAPSGDLYVAVNVRPSADFKRSGFDVSYDMTISFAEAALGATVEVPTLDGKVKYDIPEGTQPGTVFRFKGKGIPYLKRSGRGDQYVRVNIEVPKHLSKKQKDLLREFAGMAKPKSKGFFDK